From the genome of Phycisphaerae bacterium:
GTTTTCCCAAACTATGCCAGCCGGCCAACCTGCACCACTTGGTGTAACAGAGCCTGCATAACTGGCGCTCCAAACTTTCTCGCCCCAGCAATTATACATGCTAATGAATACATCACCGCCCGAACCGCCAAGACTATCATAAGGGCCTGTGCCGCCATTAAGCGGAATGGCAATGGTCATGTTGATGCCTGTGAAACCAGCATAAGTGAGGTTCACACCGTGCACATTATGTACAGAACCAGGCAGGGTCAACTTTGTCTGAGTATAGTACGGCGACGCTTGCGCTGCATTGGTAATCAGCATAGATTTACCGTTCAGCACAGGCTCCAGTGTCTCGGTTGTGATGTTCGAACCTGTATTCATCACCCATACAGCCCGCAGGGCTGCACTGTCGGCGTATGACTCAAAATTGTCAACCACCAGATTGGCATTTGCGAACGACGCAATTGCCAGAACCACTACTAAATACATTACACATTTCTTCATTTTTCTTTCCTCCAAAAAAAGTTAATAAAAAGTTACATTCTACTTAACATTTCTTCATAAATTAAACTTACCAACACTCCGACTGCTCTACGAGAAAGCATTGCAGCCAGTTTTCACTTAAAACTTTAATGTCTTCAAAATTAACCACACAGTCTCCGTTTACGTCACCGGCTGGCGTATTGGAACATTGAAGGCTGCCGGAATTGCGAACTGAAATATCGTCAAAATAAGTTGTTCCTGCTCCATTGATGCTTCCCAGAAAGAATATATCCACTCTGCCAACCTGGGCCAGTTCGCTCGGGGATATCGATGTTAAATCAATGTCCCATTTTGTCCAGTTGCCGACCTGAGGTGTTCCATACGGAGCCGTCAAAATATTTATGCCGTTCTTGTTCACAACATTAACCTGCATTGGCTCTTTGCTGACGGTACACTTAAACCACAACGTCAAAGTGTCAAAACCCGTCCAGTTAACTCCGCTGCCGCTCGGCGCCGCATAACACATAGCCTTTGAAAACCACGGTGAAGCGCCATTGTTGTAGCTGTACTTCATAGCCTTGCTGCCGCTGTGTACAACGCTTGTATCAAGCGTAAGAACAACATTGGCGGTCGGAACCCATTTTGCCAGCATCGCAGCGGTATCGGAATACGATTCAAAATCTTCGACAACATTACCCTCGCTTTCGGCGCGATTGTCTTTGAGCCAATCAGCGGTAACTTTGGTAAAATCGGTGAATGTAACTTTACAGTCGCTGTCAAGGTCGCCGGCTGCCGTCCCACCGCACTGATTAATATCGGCTATAACAGTCAAAGTGCTTTCCGGTGGCAAAGATATCGCCATATTGCCTGCCTCAAAATCATAGCTGAAATCCGAAGTCTTGTTTATTACCGCACCGGACTGGAAAGCCAAAATAGAGGTGATACTCAAACTCGTTACGCTCTGAACACTGATGGTACGATTCACCGTTGATGCGCTGCTGTTGGCAAAAGCAAGTACAAGTTTTCCGCTGCCTACAAAGCCCGCTGCGCTAATAACCGGGTCGTTCCATGCCTTAGTCAGTACCATTGCATTATCCGGCACATACGGCATAAGCGTTGACATGACATAGTAAGTCGGACGCAGCGTCGAGTTAATTCGCAGAAAAGCATACATCGGCTGACTTTGCCAGCTTTGGTTAGCTGCCTCCCAGAAACAGAGAACATTAGCTCCGTTAT
Proteins encoded in this window:
- a CDS encoding PEP-CTERM sorting domain-containing protein, which gives rise to MKKCVMYLVVVLAIASFANANLVVDNFESYADSAALRAVWVMNTGSNITTETLEPVLNGKSMLITNAAQASPYYTQTKLTLPGSVHNVHGVNLTYAGFTGINMTIAIPLNGGTGPYDSLGGSGGDVFISMYNCWGEKVWSASYAGSVTPSGAGWPAGIVWENSFSTGMESGKNLENVEQITIGYNNGYYGAGAMFVDDVILTPEPATMVLLGLGGLLMRRRK